Part of the Triticum aestivum cultivar Chinese Spring chromosome 4D, IWGSC CS RefSeq v2.1, whole genome shotgun sequence genome is shown below.
TCTTCTACCTCACAATTTTCCTTAGCCCTTGCTATGAAAATTGCTAGCAGGTTGGCAACAATACTGAAGAGAATTAGCAACATAGGTCACCTTGTAGTAACCCTGGGTTTGAAAATAGTATCTATGGCATCACTGACCTTCATCTCGACACTGCCACCTTGAACAAATGTCTTCGCAGGTTTCCTCTAGGCAGGATCAAAAACCCCTCATATGTAGAGCTTGTTGTAAGAAAGGTCATTTTCTTATGAATGACTTCATGAAGGACAACCACCCCCTTGGGGATGTTTTGCATTGGAATGAAAGTCGTCTCGGTATGCCAAACAATAGTGTGTGTTATCGCACCTTGGCAGGCCAAAATTGTTCAATACGCATTGCGTTCTCTTTCTTTGGAAGCAAATTATAGTTCCGAAGTTCGGAAATTGGCAATGGCTCATAgttgcatatgcacccattgtctagatacacattttgaaaagttgaaaaattccgaacaaaaattccgcgtgtatatccggacattctatGTGGGTGCACAAAGCTTTCAGTgaaaaatgaggttttttgtggcttgtgtaaaaaagacaatttctgatgccTCATTACAATTATTCATtttacatttctttatcttttctacGCAAGCCACAAATAATTTGGTTTTTCACCGAAACTTTGTGCATGCACATAGAATGTCTGGATATACccgcgggatttttgttccgaatttttgaacttttttaaaagTGTATTTAGACAATAGGTACATATGCACTTAGGAGCCAAAACATCGCACTATCCGAAGTTTAGCTTAAATAGTTGAAGCTCCTCGTTGATTAAATTTTCAAACATCGACATTAATGTCACATATTATAATGCTCCAATATTTCTATTAAAATTCCGCTGAAAAACCATATGGTCCCAAAGCTTTAATACTTTTCATTTGTGAGATGACCTCAAACATCTATTTTCTTTGTAAAAGGCGATACCGGCGGCATATTGTCCATCGATACAAATGTGTACACCGGTGTGCCAAAAAACTGCTTATAATAATTAGAAACATATGATTTGAGATTATCTTGGCCCACAATGGTTTCCTCATCGTTCTCAAGTTCAACAATTTTCTTTTTAGACTATGTACCATTCACGATCAGATGGAAGAACTTCATGTTGTTATCTCCCTTCCTCGCATACCTCTTTAATGTTTAAAAACATCGATGAACGATAATAATATTTCTTTTTCTTTCGTATTCGCACCACAGACATTCTTGATTATTAAAAATAACTATTTTTACCCTGAAGTTTGACAAACACAGAACAGTTCCATAAGTTGATTCATTGCAGGCTAAGTTACAAACTGTCATGTCAAACAAAGACACTGGCGTCTAGGTTCGTAGTGCTATGCACAACTGAATTTACAGCTAACCATCTACTCTGCTTCAAGTTTTTTATACTTGCTCTTTGCACGACTTGCATCTGGTTAGTATAGCAGATGGGCGTAAGGGGACATGCAATGCGTGTCCTGCCACGGGCTGCGCAGCTGCGTCAGGAACGGGTCATTTAGCCAGTCGAACACTCTGTGGCTGCTCGCCGCCGGGAGCTGCAGGCTTGGCAGGTCCACCACACCCTGGCTCGCCGCCGGTAGCTGCAGGCTGGACATGTTCGACATCCCATGGTTCGCCGCCGGGAGCTGGAGGCCGCAGGGTGGGTTCACGGCCGGGAGCTGCAGATGGAAGGGCGCGTTTGCCGCTTGCGGCAGAGACGACGTGGACGCGACGGTGACCATGGCGACGTCTGCTTCCTTCTTGGCTATCCTGGGCGCGTCCGCGTCGTGGCTGCTGCTGTTGTCGGACGGCGCCgtcgatgaggaggaggaggaggaggggatcaggAAGTTGTCCTGGACGTCGTCGGACGGCGACAGGTAGAAGTCGCAGGCTGCGGGGCACGCTCTGGCCGCGCCACTGTAGCCGTACCCACCGTTGCTGCCTGATCTCTGCTTCATCTCCTCAATCTCAAAGGCTCTCTGCTCAAGCTCCTTTAGCGGCGTGGCCTTCCGGTACACCTTGCATAGCACCGTGTCCTCCTGGGGCGGCGgcgcgccgttgtcggggaggcggTACTCGTTCATGACCCAGTCGGTCTTGGTGCCCCGAGGAGCGCGGCCCTGGTAGAAGACGAGCGTCTTCTTGAGGCCGATGACCCGCTTGGGGTCGGCGGTGCTCCGGATGGCCCTGTCAGAGCCCGTCGCCTTCCAGAACCCCCGCTCCGTCGTCCGGTTCGGCCGCCCGCCGCTCCCGGCCTTCCGGTCACGCGGCACGAAGAAGTACCACTCCCTCTCCCCGATCTTTGCCATCCCTGCATATCCATACACACACCTCATCAGCTCACTGCGACGATGTTCTTGTTTGAAGTTGTTGTTCTTGTGTGTAACGTACCAGGAAGATCCCAGGGATCGTGGCGGTAGATGTTGAGGGTGCCGATGATGTCGAAGTGGAGCTTTTTGCCGAGGGCGACGCGGGAGAGGTAGAAGCCGAGGAGCTCCTCCTCCGTGGGGTGGAAGCGGAAGCCGGGGAGGTCCTGATCGACCTCCATGATCGGCGACGCCACTGCTGCCATTGCCATTGATTGCTGCTGCTCCAAGTGCTCGATCGGTGCTGTGCTTGTCTTGCTGCTGCACTGGCTGGAAGCTGGATgatggaggcggtggtggccggggtggcttatatagagctTACAGTGATGTCAAGCTACGCCTACGCGGTTTCCTGCAGAAAAGGCGGTCGCAGTTTCTTGGCACTGCAGAAAGCGACCGGTGCTCTAGCTCGGTACGCAAGAATGGATTTGTGCCGGCTTTACTTAGCAGTAAATTAATCTCTGTCTTTTGGAGACTTAATTTTAATTTGGTGTTTGCAGACTCGTGAAGTCACACAGATTGACTCCTTTTCGTCATCCTTGTTCGGCTTACACATTCAGAGTCTGTTCTTGGCTATATATTTATCTTGTCATACTCTCCA
Proteins encoded:
- the LOC123100490 gene encoding NAC domain-containing protein 22; translation: MAMAAVASPIMEVDQDLPGFRFHPTEEELLGFYLSRVALGKKLHFDIIGTLNIYRHDPWDLPGMAKIGEREWYFFVPRDRKAGSGGRPNRTTERGFWKATGSDRAIRSTADPKRVIGLKKTLVFYQGRAPRGTKTDWVMNEYRLPDNGAPPPQEDTVLCKVYRKATPLKELEQRAFEIEEMKQRSGSNGGYGYSGAARACPAACDFYLSPSDDVQDNFLIPSSSSSSSTAPSDNSSSHDADAPRIAKKEADVAMVTVASTSSLPQAANAPFHLQLPAVNPPCGLQLPAANHGMSNMSSLQLPAASQGVVDLPSLQLPAASSHRVFDWLNDPFLTQLRSPWQDTHCMSPYAHLLY